Proteins encoded within one genomic window of Pirellulales bacterium:
- a CDS encoding MFS transporter, whose protein sequence is MKELLSVPKEKFTDYSEGVRAEVPQGLSVTPLDKLLSSASAGLASTRREEFWELANQLRSDVAKSTSEADLSAAVSAASSQLQVAADKKEFENKVNRYAQYATAIFLFGWASGGLIFGVMGDRIGRAKTMLITILLYSAFTGLSSLSRDFWDFSLYRFLTGLGIGGEFAVGVALVAEVMPDRARPATLALLQMLSAIGNVTAALINMLFGVLESENMFAQEGLLASPWRAMFLVGAVPALLAMLIRWRLKEPERWKQLSTEASVSKQLGSYRALFGNPRWRKHALVGLALAFSGVVGLWAVGFFTPDLTKRVLRDQLTLAAIKSEFETVKNDPQQQSAVLALLQEYHASAVEQKNHTMAADLVSLQEKWQSAVAASPDADAVRIQSLRGKVQKSIDGEVNYWGGVSSICIQIGAFFGMFGFGYLAQVIGRRPTFAIAFIAAALSTAAVFLFLRDFSQLFWMVPLMGFFQLSVFAGYAMYFPELFPTHLRSTGTSFCYNVGRFIAAIGPLIQAQLLGWISDMGRSPLESMRYAGVIMCSVFSIGLFVLPIAPETKGKPLPE, encoded by the coding sequence ATGAAAGAACTGTTGAGCGTACCAAAAGAGAAATTCACGGATTATTCAGAGGGTGTTAGGGCCGAGGTTCCGCAAGGATTGTCAGTAACTCCGCTGGACAAGTTGCTGTCGTCCGCGTCCGCTGGACTGGCCAGCACTCGTCGCGAGGAGTTTTGGGAACTTGCCAACCAGCTTCGCAGCGACGTCGCCAAGAGTACGTCGGAGGCAGACTTATCGGCGGCCGTGTCTGCGGCGAGTAGTCAACTTCAAGTTGCCGCCGATAAGAAAGAATTTGAAAACAAAGTTAACAGATACGCTCAGTATGCGACCGCGATTTTTCTATTTGGCTGGGCCAGCGGCGGATTGATCTTTGGCGTCATGGGAGATCGGATCGGCCGCGCGAAAACGATGCTGATTACTATTTTGCTTTATTCGGCATTTACGGGATTAAGCTCGCTGTCGCGCGATTTTTGGGATTTCTCCCTCTACCGATTCCTGACCGGTTTGGGCATCGGCGGCGAATTTGCCGTCGGCGTAGCACTCGTGGCCGAAGTGATGCCGGATCGCGCGCGCCCGGCGACGCTAGCGCTATTGCAAATGCTGTCCGCGATTGGAAATGTAACCGCAGCGCTGATCAACATGCTGTTCGGTGTGCTTGAGAGCGAGAATATGTTTGCGCAAGAAGGTTTGCTGGCATCGCCCTGGCGAGCAATGTTTTTGGTCGGAGCAGTTCCAGCCCTGTTGGCGATGCTCATTCGCTGGAGACTGAAGGAACCTGAGCGGTGGAAGCAGCTTAGTACCGAAGCGTCTGTTTCCAAACAACTCGGCTCGTACCGCGCACTATTCGGCAATCCGCGATGGCGCAAGCACGCGCTCGTCGGACTTGCACTTGCGTTTTCAGGGGTGGTCGGGCTGTGGGCGGTTGGCTTCTTTACTCCCGATCTAACTAAGCGAGTGTTGCGCGATCAGCTAACTCTGGCAGCAATCAAATCGGAATTTGAAACGGTGAAAAATGATCCGCAACAACAATCTGCGGTGTTGGCGCTGCTTCAAGAGTATCATGCGTCGGCCGTCGAGCAAAAGAATCACACGATGGCAGCCGACCTAGTGTCGCTGCAAGAAAAATGGCAATCGGCTGTTGCCGCTTCGCCCGATGCCGATGCCGTTCGAATTCAGAGCCTGCGCGGCAAAGTGCAAAAATCGATCGATGGCGAAGTTAATTATTGGGGCGGGGTCAGTTCGATATGCATTCAAATTGGCGCCTTCTTCGGCATGTTTGGATTTGGATATCTTGCTCAGGTCATTGGTCGAAGGCCGACTTTTGCCATTGCCTTCATTGCCGCAGCGTTGAGTACGGCAGCGGTGTTTTTGTTCCTTCGCGATTTTAGCCAGCTATTTTGGATGGTTCCGCTCATGGGTTTCTTTCAGCTATCGGTTTTCGCTGGCTATGCGATGTATTTTCCCGAACTGTTCCCGACGCATTTGCGCAGCACCGGTACGAGTTTTTGTTACAATGTCGGCCGATTTATTGCAGCCATTGGCCCACTAA